In Pedobacter sp. WC2423, the following are encoded in one genomic region:
- the egtB gene encoding ergothioneine biosynthesis protein EgtB, with translation MSLWEQYSAVRSHSVQLCDKLQKEDYVVQPAEEVSPPKWHLGHTTWFFETFILIPHAVAYQSFNPDYNYVFNSYYESIGARVIRTDRGNLSRPTVDEIFHYRAYVDEAMDKFLRCGISKDIEELLILGLNHEQQHQELLWYDIKYILGHNPLFPVYAADNIEKGLTLAEQGWTDFKEGVYEVGYQGDSFHFDNELGRHKVYIQNFSISTCLVSNAEYLEFIKAGGYEDFSLWHAQGWDWVKEKHINAPLYWYEIEGQWHRYSLSGLEILKMNSPVSNISYYEASAYAQWKGMRLPTEFEWEVASSLFEWGKLWEWTESAYLPYPGFSKAAGALGEYNGKFMVNQKVLRGASIATPAKHSRNTYRNFFHPDMRWMFSGIRLSK, from the coding sequence ATGTCACTTTGGGAGCAATACTCCGCAGTGAGGTCGCATAGCGTACAGCTATGTGACAAACTGCAAAAAGAAGACTACGTGGTACAGCCGGCGGAAGAAGTTAGCCCGCCTAAATGGCATCTCGGGCACACCACCTGGTTTTTTGAGACTTTTATTTTGATACCTCACGCTGTTGCTTATCAGTCTTTTAATCCGGATTATAATTATGTTTTCAATAGTTATTATGAAAGTATAGGAGCAAGAGTTATTCGTACAGACAGAGGTAATCTGAGCCGTCCGACGGTAGATGAGATTTTCCATTACCGTGCTTATGTGGATGAGGCGATGGACAAATTCCTGCGCTGTGGAATTAGTAAGGATATAGAAGAGCTCCTGATATTAGGATTAAACCATGAACAGCAGCATCAGGAGCTGTTGTGGTATGATATTAAATATATTTTGGGCCATAATCCGTTATTTCCGGTTTATGCTGCCGATAACATAGAAAAGGGATTAACGCTGGCTGAACAAGGCTGGACAGATTTCAAAGAGGGGGTCTATGAAGTTGGATACCAGGGGGACTCTTTTCATTTTGACAATGAGCTTGGCAGGCATAAAGTATATATCCAGAACTTCAGTATTTCAACCTGTCTGGTGAGCAATGCAGAATATCTGGAATTTATAAAGGCAGGAGGGTATGAGGATTTTAGTTTATGGCATGCACAAGGCTGGGACTGGGTAAAGGAAAAACACATCAACGCACCTTTATATTGGTATGAAATTGAGGGGCAATGGCATCGTTATAGTTTATCCGGACTGGAAATTTTAAAAATGAATTCCCCTGTTTCGAATATCAGTTACTATGAAGCCTCGGCTTATGCGCAATGGAAAGGTATGCGTTTACCAACGGAATTTGAGTGGGAAGTGGCTTCTTCTTTATTTGAATGGGGTAAATTGTGGGAATGGACAGAGAGTGCTTACCTGCCTTATCCGGGTTTCTCCAAAGCTGCGGGAGCACTGGGCGAATACAACGGTAAATTTATGGTGAATCAGAAAGTATTGCGCGGTGCATCAATTGCTACCCCTGCAAAGCATAGCAGAAACACTTATAGAAACTTCTTTCACCCTGATATGCGCTGGATGTTCAGTGGTATCAGGCTTTCAAAATAA
- a CDS encoding L-histidine N(alpha)-methyltransferase codes for MNQFLKEVLHDLSQPQKTLNAKYFYDGKGDKLFQEIMNCPEYYPTNCEKEIFRERFKDLAITLKNGFNTFDLVEMGAGDATKSSYLLKELVDTQVDFTYMPIDISSTMIAHLEQSLPAKIEGLKVKGLNGEYFDMLEKANRISSRKKVVMLLGGNIGNETPENAIEFCRKIRAALQEGDLVLIGFDLKKNPHTILAAYNDAAGFTRDFNLNLLHRINNELGGDFKVSQFQHYPNYDPITGACKSYLVSKKNQKVNIADQTLQFHENEVIYMEISQKYSIQEIEGMAKISGFKTVTHFYDHKKWFVDTVWQCV; via the coding sequence ATGAATCAATTTTTAAAAGAGGTTCTACACGACCTTAGTCAACCACAGAAAACTTTAAATGCTAAGTATTTTTACGACGGAAAGGGAGATAAACTTTTTCAGGAGATTATGAATTGCCCTGAATATTATCCAACCAACTGTGAAAAGGAGATCTTCAGAGAGCGGTTTAAAGACCTGGCAATTACCTTGAAAAACGGATTTAATACTTTCGATCTGGTGGAAATGGGCGCAGGAGATGCTACAAAGTCAAGTTATCTGCTCAAAGAACTGGTAGATACTCAGGTAGACTTTACTTATATGCCTATTGATATTTCCTCTACAATGATTGCGCATTTAGAGCAGTCATTACCAGCAAAAATTGAAGGTCTGAAAGTAAAGGGCTTAAATGGGGAATATTTTGATATGCTGGAAAAAGCAAATCGCATCTCTTCCAGAAAGAAGGTGGTTATGCTGCTTGGAGGGAACATTGGAAATGAAACACCTGAGAATGCGATTGAATTTTGCCGTAAAATCCGTGCTGCACTACAAGAAGGAGATTTAGTGTTAATTGGTTTTGATCTGAAAAAGAATCCGCATACTATTCTTGCCGCTTATAATGATGCTGCAGGCTTTACGCGTGATTTTAACCTGAACCTGCTACATCGCATAAATAATGAATTAGGCGGTGATTTTAAGGTATCTCAATTTCAGCATTATCCGAACTATGATCCGATAACTGGTGCTTGTAAAAGTTATCTGGTTAGTAAAAAAAATCAGAAGGTGAATATTGCTGATCAAACTCTTCAATTTCATGAAAATGAAGTGATTTATATGGAGATTTCCCAAAAGTACAGTATACAGGAGATAGAGGGAATGGCTAAAATATCGGGATTTAAAACTGTAACGCATTTCTATGATCATAAGAAATGGTTTGTTGATACTGTTTGGCAATGCGTATAG
- a CDS encoding ArsR/SmtB family transcription factor, which translates to MDQVEVFKALSNKTRLMILQWLKEPELHFPPQDRDIKEVGVCVGQIQCKAQLTQSTISEYLSILHRSGLIESTRIGQWTYYKRNEAACLELKQLIETSI; encoded by the coding sequence ATGGATCAGGTAGAGGTATTTAAAGCGTTGTCGAATAAGACAAGATTAATGATTTTACAATGGCTGAAAGAGCCTGAATTACATTTTCCTCCACAAGATCGGGATATAAAAGAGGTGGGTGTTTGCGTAGGTCAGATACAGTGTAAAGCACAGCTGACGCAATCAACAATTTCTGAATACTTATCGATCCTCCATAGAAGCGGATTGATCGAATCAACCCGTATAGGACAGTGGACATATTATAAAAGAAATGAGGCTGCCTGCCTTGAACTTAAACAGTTAATAGAAACTTCAATATAA
- a CDS encoding NADH:flavin oxidoreductase, with the protein MNTESLFQPFKLKTLNIKNRLVMAPMTRAFSPNGIPTADVADYYRKRAAGDVGLILSEGTVIDRLSSASDPSIPHFYGEKALAGWDKVIKDVHSAGGQMGPQIWHMGIQADHKSGWVPPVEFEGPSGFVNPGQQKGKAMTESDIADAILSYGRAAADAKRLGYDTVEIHGAHGYLIDQFFWDQLNHRTDNYGGKTIAERSRFAVEVVKEVRRQVGNDFAVILRLSQWKPQDYNYKLAANPTEMDSWLNPIVDAGVDILHCSQRRFWEPEFEGSDLNFAGWAKKITGAATITVGSVGLNGEFTAAFAGESSQPSSLDELVRRLDRGDFDLVAVGRPLLADPEWVQKIRDHREDELKGFTAAALAELV; encoded by the coding sequence ATGAATACAGAAAGTTTGTTCCAGCCCTTTAAGCTGAAAACATTGAATATTAAAAATAGATTGGTGATGGCGCCGATGACACGTGCATTCTCACCAAATGGCATACCAACAGCAGATGTAGCTGATTATTATCGTAAAAGAGCAGCTGGCGATGTCGGTTTGATTTTATCAGAAGGTACAGTGATTGACCGCCTTTCTTCGGCAAGTGACCCGAGCATTCCTCATTTTTATGGAGAAAAAGCATTAGCAGGATGGGACAAAGTAATTAAAGATGTGCATTCAGCAGGAGGTCAGATGGGTCCTCAGATCTGGCATATGGGTATACAGGCTGACCATAAATCTGGCTGGGTTCCTCCAGTAGAATTTGAAGGGCCCTCAGGATTTGTAAATCCTGGGCAGCAAAAAGGAAAAGCAATGACGGAAAGTGATATTGCTGATGCGATTTTATCTTATGGACGTGCAGCTGCTGATGCGAAGAGATTAGGGTATGATACTGTGGAAATACACGGTGCACATGGTTATTTAATCGATCAGTTTTTCTGGGATCAGTTAAACCATCGTACTGATAACTACGGGGGTAAAACAATTGCTGAAAGAAGTCGCTTCGCGGTAGAAGTGGTCAAAGAAGTACGCAGGCAAGTTGGTAATGATTTTGCAGTTATCCTTCGTTTATCACAATGGAAACCACAAGATTATAATTATAAACTTGCCGCTAACCCGACAGAAATGGATAGCTGGTTAAATCCTATTGTAGATGCTGGGGTTGATATTTTACATTGTTCACAACGCCGTTTCTGGGAACCTGAATTTGAAGGTTCAGACTTAAACTTTGCAGGATGGGCTAAAAAAATTACAGGCGCAGCTACGATTACAGTAGGATCGGTAGGTTTGAATGGAGAGTTTACTGCTGCTTTTGCTGGCGAATCTTCACAGCCAAGTTCTCTGGATGAGTTGGTTAGAAGATTGGATAGAGGTGATTTTGACCTGGTTGCTGTTGGAAGGCCACTGCTGGCTGATCCGGAGTGGGTGCAAAAAATTCGTGATCACCGTGAAGATGAATTAAAAGGGTTTACTGCTGCAGCACTTGCTGAACTGGTTTAA
- a CDS encoding ABC transporter ATP-binding protein, with product MIKAENLVRKFGTSIAVDNISFEVKKGENLILLGTSGCGKTTTLRMINRLISPDSGTVFLDGVDISTRQPEELRRGIGYVLQNHGLFPHYTVAENIAIVPRLLRWRNEDIRKRAEELFHKLNLDPALADKYPAALSGGQQQRVGLARSLMVNPPVLLMDEPFGALDNLTRISIRKEFKALDELVKKTVVMVTHDVQEAFEMGDRICLMDRGEIKQIGTPEDLLFHPANDFVADFFKEQRLQLELKSVLIAELLPGYSDQEVTVWEKMEQLLQKDSKDDAVNMEDLMRAFSAYKKQ from the coding sequence ATGATTAAAGCAGAAAACCTGGTCAGAAAATTTGGTACTTCAATAGCCGTTGATAATATCAGCTTTGAGGTGAAAAAAGGTGAAAACCTGATTTTATTGGGCACAAGCGGCTGCGGTAAAACAACTACATTACGTATGATCAACAGGTTGATTTCACCAGATTCGGGAACTGTTTTTCTGGACGGAGTTGATATCAGTACCCGTCAGCCAGAGGAATTAAGGCGTGGTATAGGTTATGTATTACAAAATCATGGTCTTTTTCCGCATTATACAGTCGCTGAAAATATAGCTATTGTTCCACGATTGCTGAGATGGAGAAATGAGGACATTCGTAAAAGGGCAGAAGAACTCTTTCATAAACTAAATCTTGATCCTGCCCTGGCTGATAAATATCCGGCAGCTTTAAGTGGGGGACAGCAACAGCGGGTTGGTTTAGCCAGGTCACTCATGGTTAACCCTCCGGTGCTATTAATGGATGAACCTTTTGGTGCATTAGATAATTTAACAAGAATTAGTATCCGTAAAGAGTTTAAAGCTTTGGATGAACTGGTTAAAAAGACAGTGGTTATGGTTACGCATGATGTACAGGAGGCTTTTGAAATGGGAGACCGTATTTGCCTGATGGACAGAGGTGAGATTAAACAAATCGGAACACCAGAAGATTTACTTTTTCATCCTGCAAATGACTTTGTAGCTGATTTCTTTAAAGAGCAGCGGTTACAACTGGAATTGAAATCTGTGTTGATTGCTGAATTATTGCCAGGTTATTCAGACCAGGAGGTTACTGTTTGGGAAAAAATGGAGCAATTACTTCAGAAGGACAGTAAAGATGATGCAGTAAATATGGAAGACCTGATGCGTGCTTTTTCAGCTTATAAAAAACAATAA
- a CDS encoding ABC transporter permease/substrate-binding protein, with protein MEQAQTFWGFVSQQSDKLWSQTWAHIGLTLISLIIAILIAVPVGILITRKQKLSGIVLGLAGILQTIPSIALLGVLIPFLGIGPKPAILALFLYALLPIIRNTYTGIMEVNPAVVEAAKGMGMSKWQILMKVELPLAFPVLMAGIRTATVINVGVATLAAYIAAGGLGEFIFGGIALNNANMILAGAIPAALLAIVLDFLLSLVQKLNLKSIRISYLVLPFALITLSSFYLLPTQIGGKMLGGFTPEFMGREDGYLGLKRIYKLGIETVVISDAVMYKAAFEKKLDVISGYSTDGRLKAYDLVILEDDKHIFPPYYAAPVVRQEVLDQHPELEGVLNQLSGFINDSTMIAMNYRVDQLKETPEKVALDFTKAHHLYKPARTAGKGTIRIGSKIFGEQYILAQIYKILIKGNTDLEVMTKTGLGGTKICFDALTNNQIDFYPEYTGTGFLVLLKPDMKTINKLTGDVDGVYRYVSDEFKSQFNVKWLKPIGFNNAYALMMRREQAQSLQIKTITNLTNYQNQN; from the coding sequence ATGGAACAGGCACAAACTTTCTGGGGATTTGTCAGTCAGCAGTCCGATAAATTATGGAGCCAGACCTGGGCACATATAGGACTAACTTTGATTTCATTAATCATTGCGATCCTGATTGCTGTTCCGGTAGGAATACTGATTACCAGGAAGCAAAAGTTATCTGGTATTGTACTAGGTTTAGCCGGTATCTTACAGACTATTCCGAGTATTGCACTGCTTGGGGTACTGATACCTTTTCTGGGCATCGGCCCGAAGCCAGCTATTCTCGCACTATTTCTTTATGCACTGTTACCGATCATCAGAAATACCTACACTGGTATTATGGAGGTAAATCCTGCGGTAGTTGAAGCTGCTAAAGGAATGGGAATGAGTAAATGGCAGATCCTGATGAAAGTTGAATTGCCTTTAGCCTTTCCAGTGCTGATGGCCGGTATCCGGACAGCTACAGTAATTAATGTGGGCGTAGCTACGCTGGCAGCCTATATTGCTGCGGGTGGCTTAGGAGAATTTATTTTCGGTGGTATTGCTTTAAATAATGCTAATATGATTCTGGCGGGTGCTATCCCTGCCGCTTTACTGGCAATTGTACTGGATTTTTTATTGTCTCTCGTTCAAAAACTGAATTTGAAAAGTATTCGTATCTCTTATCTGGTACTTCCTTTTGCTTTGATTACACTGAGCTCTTTCTATTTATTGCCAACGCAAATTGGCGGAAAGATGCTGGGTGGCTTTACTCCTGAATTTATGGGCAGAGAAGATGGGTATTTAGGACTGAAAAGAATCTATAAATTGGGGATTGAAACTGTAGTAATCAGTGACGCTGTAATGTATAAAGCTGCTTTTGAGAAAAAATTAGATGTGATTAGTGGTTACAGTACTGATGGTAGACTGAAAGCTTATGACCTGGTGATTCTGGAAGACGACAAGCATATCTTTCCCCCTTATTATGCCGCTCCGGTAGTGCGGCAGGAAGTGCTGGATCAGCATCCTGAACTTGAAGGTGTATTGAACCAATTATCCGGGTTTATTAATGATTCAACTATGATTGCAATGAATTATAGAGTTGATCAGCTCAAAGAAACTCCTGAAAAGGTTGCCCTGGATTTTACCAAAGCACATCATTTATATAAACCGGCCAGAACTGCTGGAAAAGGTACTATCAGGATAGGATCAAAGATATTTGGGGAGCAATATATCCTGGCTCAGATTTACAAAATATTGATTAAAGGAAATACAGATTTGGAAGTTATGACTAAAACGGGGCTAGGAGGTACAAAAATATGTTTTGACGCACTGACTAATAATCAGATCGATTTTTATCCGGAGTATACAGGAACGGGTTTTTTAGTGCTGCTTAAACCTGACATGAAAACGATAAATAAATTGACAGGAGATGTGGATGGTGTATACCGGTATGTCAGTGATGAATTTAAAAGTCAATTCAATGTGAAGTGGCTTAAACCAATAGGCTTCAATAATGCCTATGCATTGATGATGAGAAGAGAACAGGCACAAAGTTTGCAGATCAAAACCATAACAAACTTAACTAACTATCAAAACCAAAATTAA